A stretch of DNA from Erwinia aphidicola:
GGTCGACCGCGACCGGTGGACATATTCTGGAGCTGGCGGCGAAAAACCTGATCCCATCGACCGTCGAGCTGGGCGGCAAATCGCCCAATATTTTCTTCGAAGATATCATGCAGGCCGAGCCATCCTTTATTGAGAAAGCGGCAGAGGGGGTGGTGCTGGGCTTCCTGAATCAGGGGGAGGTCTGTACCTGTCCGTCGCGTGCGCTGGTACAGGAATCGATCTACGAGCCATTTATGGCGGCGGTGATGGCGCGCGTGAAAACCATTAAGCGCGGCGACCCGATGGACACCGACACCATGGTGGGCGCGCAGGCTTCGCAGCAGCAGTTTGATAAAATCCTTTCTTACCTTGAAATTGCGCAGCAGGAGGGGGCTGAAATTCTCACCGGCGGCGGGGTGGAAAAACTGGAGGGCGATCTCTCGAGCGGTTACTACATTCAGCCAACGCTGCTGAAAGGTACCAATAGCATGCGCGTGTTCCAGGAGGAGATCTTCGGGCCGGTGGTCGGCATTACCACCTTTAAGGATGAAGCCGAGGCGATTGCCATAGCCAATGATTCCATTTATGGCCTGGGTGCCGGCGTGTGGACGCGCGATATCAACCGTGCTTATCGCGTTGGACGGGCTATTAAAGCCGGGCGCGTCTGGACCAACTGTTACCACCTCTATCCGGCACATGCGGCGTTTGGCGGTTACAAAAAATCCGGTATTGGCCGCGAAACGCACAAAATGATGCTCGATCACTACCAGCAGACCAAAAATTTGCTGGTCAGCTACAGCGTGCAGCCACTGGGTTTCTTCTGAGTAAATAGCCTACAGGCCGGGGTTTTCCGGCCTGTGAATCCCACTGCGCTCCCCCTTAGTGGAACTGAGAACCGCCACCAAATCCTTCCGAACCGGTGTTGTTTGCTCCGTATCCGTGGCCGCCAAAAGCGTGCGATCCGG
This window harbors:
- the exaC gene encoding acetaldehyde dehydrogenase ExaC, whose product is MRYAYPGTTDSLITLKQEYGNYINGEFVAPVNGNYFTNTSPVNGSVIGKFPRSDKDDVEKALDAAHAAAEDWGKTSVQARSLTLLKIADRLEQHLETLAVNETWDNGKPVRETMAADMPLAVDHFRYFAGCLRAQEGTAAEIDEFTAAYHFHEPLGVVAQIIPWNFPLLMAAWKLAPALAAGNCVLLKPAEQTPLSITLFVELIGDLLPKGVLNVIHGFGKEAGEALASNPRIAKVAFTGSTATGGHILELAAKNLIPSTVELGGKSPNIFFEDIMQAEPSFIEKAAEGVVLGFLNQGEVCTCPSRALVQESIYEPFMAAVMARVKTIKRGDPMDTDTMVGAQASQQQFDKILSYLEIAQQEGAEILTGGGVEKLEGDLSSGYYIQPTLLKGTNSMRVFQEEIFGPVVGITTFKDEAEAIAIANDSIYGLGAGVWTRDINRAYRVGRAIKAGRVWTNCYHLYPAHAAFGGYKKSGIGRETHKMMLDHYQQTKNLLVSYSVQPLGFF